TCACCCCCGGACACGAGCTCCCCGTCGCCACCGCCCTCGGCGCCGCCGCCGACGCGATCGCCGTCACGGACACTGCCACGGCGGCCGAAGCCCTGCGCCTGCTCCGCAAGGAGGACGCGGGGCGCGCGGCACTGCTGGTATCGGCGGCGGCACCGGAGCCCGACGCACCGGACGACGCCCCGGCAGACCCCGACGGCCGCGACCGGACACCGGGGACCCCGCGCCCGGCGGCGGACCTCGTGGCCGGGCCGGCGGCGTTGATGCCCGCCGTACGCCGGCTGCTGCGCGACGTCATGGTCGTCGCGACCCTGGAGGACGCCGAGGAGCTGGTGGCGGCGCGGCCGGAGCTGACCGCCGTCACCGCCGAAGGCGACGCGCTCGGTGCCCACTTCGCGCACGGCGGATCCGGCGGGGCGCCGAGCCTGCTGGAGGTGCAGGCGGCCGTCGACGAGGCGAGCGCCGAGCTGACCGAGCTGGACGCGTGGTGCGAGGAACTGACCGCCGCCCTGCGGGCCGCCGACCGGCGGCGCGCCGAGTGCGCCAGCCGGGTCGAGGAACTGGCGGTCCGGCGCAGCGCCGCGGACCGGGAGAAGTCGCAGGTCGCGCAGGACCTGGGACGGCTCGCGGGCGCGGCGCGGGCGGCGGCCGGGGAAGCCGGCCGCACGGCCGCGGCGGCCGAGCGCGCCGCCGAGGCGCTCGAGCGGGCCACCGAGGAGGCCGAGGAGCTGGCCGAGCGGCTGGCGGTCGCCGAGGAACTGGCCGCCGACGGCGAGGAGACGGCGGACGAGCCGGACTCGTCCGTACGCGACCGGCTGGCCGCCGACGGTGCCAACGCACGGCAGACCGAGATGGAGGCACGGCTCCAGGTCCGCACGCACGAGGAACGCGTCAAGGGTCTCGCCGGCCGGGCGGACGCCCTCGACCGGGCGGCCCGTGCCGAGCGGGAGGCCCGCGCCCGGGCCGAACAGCGGCGGGCGCGGCTGCGCCACGAGGCGCGCGTCGCCACCGCCGTGGCGGCCGGGGCCCGGCAGCTGCTCGCGCACGTCGAGGTCTCGCTCGTACGGGCCGACGAGGAGCGGCGGGCGGCGGAGACGGCCAAGGCCGAGCAGGAACGGGAACTGGTCGCCGAGCGGAACCGGGCACGGGAACTCAAGGCCGAGCTCGACAAACTGACGGACTCGGTCCACCGCGGCGAGGTGCTGGGCGCGGAGAAGCGGTTGCGCATCGAGCAACTGGAGGCCAAGGCCCTGGAGGAACTCGGCGTCGAGCCGGCCGGGCTCGTCGCCGAGTACGGCCCGGACCAGCCCGTACCGCCCTCGCCCGCCGCCGAGGGCGAGGAACTGCCCGAGGACCCCGGCCACCCGCGGAACCAGCCCGTGCCGTACGTACGGGCCGAGCAGGAGAAGCGGCTGCGCGCGGCTGAGCGGGCGTACCAGCAACTCGGCAAGGTGAATCCGCTCGCGCTGGAGGAATTCGCGGCGCTCGAGGAGCGGCACCAGTTCCTCTCGGAGCAGCTTGAAGACCTGAAGAAGACCCGCTCCGATCTGCTGCAGGTCGTGAAGGACGTCGACCGGCGGGTCGAGGAGGTCTTCACCGCGGCCTACCACGACACGGCCCGGGAGTTCGAGGGCGTCTTCGCGCGTTTGTTCCCCGGTGGCGAGGGCAGGCTGGTGCTCACCGACCCGGACGACATGCTGTCCACCGGCGTCGATGTGGAAGCCCGGCCGCCGGGCAAGAAGGTCAAGCGGCTGTCCCTGCTGTCGGGTGGCGAACGGTCGTTGACCGCCGTGGCGCTGCTGGTGGCGATCTTCAAGGCGCGGCCGAGCCCGTTCTATGTGATGGACGAGGTCGAGGCGGCGCTGGACGACACCAACCTCCAGCGGCTGATCGGGATCATGGAAGAGCTCCAGGAGAGCTCGCAGCTGATCGTCATCACGCACCAGAAGCGGACGATGGAGGTGGCCGATGCGCTGTACGGCGTTTCCATGCAGGGCGACGGTGTCTCGAAGGTCATCAGCCAGCGACTTCGATGATCAAAAAGAGCTAGTTCAAGTGTTGAACTCAAGCGCGGGGAAACTCACAGGAAACTTCTTGGTTACGACCTATTGACTTCGAAAGTTGAAGGCATAGGGTCTGCAACGTTGCTTTTAC
The window above is part of the Streptomyces syringium genome. Proteins encoded here:
- the smc gene encoding chromosome segregation protein SMC, which encodes MHLKSLTLRGFKSFASATTLRFEPGITCVVGPNGSGKSNVVDALSWVMGEQGAKSLRGGKMEDVIFAGTTGRPPLGRAEVSLTIDNSDGVLPIDYAEVTITRIMFRNGGSEYQLNGDTCRLLDIQELLSDSGIGREMHVIVGQGQLDSVLHADPTGRRAFIEEAAGVLKHRKRKEKALRKLDAMRANLARVQDLTDELRRQLKPLGRQAAVARRAAVIQADLRDARLRLLADDLVTLREALRAEIADEAALKSRREAVEAELRAATDREAALEERVRTLTPRLGQAQQTWYELSRLAERVRGTVSLADARVTSATTAPEEERRGRDPEDLEREAARVREQEAELEAALEAASRALTDTAEHRAELERRLAEEERRLKDAARAIADRREQLARLHGRATAARGRVASAQAETDRLAAARDEARERAAEAEAAYAARQSEVDGQGADDAELAGRHESAKRELAAAEAGLNAAREAATDTERHRAALAARRDALALGLRRKDGTGTLLAAKDRLSGLLGPAAELLTVTPGHELPVATALGAAADAIAVTDTATAAEALRLLRKEDAGRAALLVSAAAPEPDAPDDAPADPDGRDRTPGTPRPAADLVAGPAALMPAVRRLLRDVMVVATLEDAEELVAARPELTAVTAEGDALGAHFAHGGSGGAPSLLEVQAAVDEASAELTELDAWCEELTAALRAADRRRAECASRVEELAVRRSAADREKSQVAQDLGRLAGAARAAAGEAGRTAAAAERAAEALERATEEAEELAERLAVAEELAADGEETADEPDSSVRDRLAADGANARQTEMEARLQVRTHEERVKGLAGRADALDRAARAEREARARAEQRRARLRHEARVATAVAAGARQLLAHVEVSLVRADEERRAAETAKAEQERELVAERNRARELKAELDKLTDSVHRGEVLGAEKRLRIEQLEAKALEELGVEPAGLVAEYGPDQPVPPSPAAEGEELPEDPGHPRNQPVPYVRAEQEKRLRAAERAYQQLGKVNPLALEEFAALEERHQFLSEQLEDLKKTRSDLLQVVKDVDRRVEEVFTAAYHDTAREFEGVFARLFPGGEGRLVLTDPDDMLSTGVDVEARPPGKKVKRLSLLSGGERSLTAVALLVAIFKARPSPFYVMDEVEAALDDTNLQRLIGIMEELQESSQLIVITHQKRTMEVADALYGVSMQGDGVSKVISQRLR